The Ahaetulla prasina isolate Xishuangbanna chromosome 3, ASM2864084v1, whole genome shotgun sequence genome window below encodes:
- the LOC131195807 gene encoding protein ABHD16B-like, with protein MCFKMGTCLKIKDSYSFKKWPVEYFWDEDSKSTSSEKNNSTPRSTPPDVATAAQDGEAKKVKISFLHQMKRASGIWIRYTLAHTIGRWLLYPGSVCLLNKVPLKLLVNGRTRLMEDFDGKRAKLVACDGNKIDTMFVDRRGKSSGKLGMQLVISCEGNGSFYEVGCFLTPLKAGYSVLGWNHPGFARSSGKPYPQNDINAMDVVIRYATHRLKFSLEDIAIYGYSLGSYTATWAAMAYPELGALVLDASFDSLLPLVAKLVTKQVRKLVLKTIKENFNLNVADMLCHYQGPVLLIRRTFDEITTTQVHLEDHLPVIQTNRANELLLQILRCRYPNIISGAEDVVHQLLTADCSRVEHFIYHHFYRVDDKWCLDQLKTYKSVVGSKVEFPWKVGNDLPSARKKHMALFLAKKHLKNVEITHGRTLPPEEFELPWKL; from the coding sequence ATGTGTTTCAAAATGGGGACGTGCCTGAAGATCAAGGACAGTTATTCCTTCAAGAAATGGCCAGTTGAGTATTTCTGGGATGAAGACAGCAAAAGTACCAGCAGCGAGAAGAACAACAGCACTCCCAGGAGCACTCCGCCTGATGTGGCCACAGCTGCCCAGGATGGAGAGGCCAAGAAGGTCAAAATAAGCTTCCTCCACCAAATGAAACGGGCGTCCGGCATCTGGATCAGGTATACCTTGGCTCACACCATCGGTCGCTGGCTGCTTTATCCTGGTTCCGTCTGTCTCTTGAACAAAGTCCCACTGAAGCTATTGGTGAACGGGAGGACACGCCTGATGGAGGACTTTGACGGGAAGCGGGCCAAGCTGGTGGCTTGCGACGGGAACAAGATTGACACCATGTTTGTGGACCGGCGAGGAAAGAGCTCGGGGAAGCTGGGAATGCAGTTGGTGATCAGCTGCGAAGGGAATGGCAGCTTTTACGAAGTGGGGTGCTTCCTCACCCCGTTGAAGGCGGGGTACTCCGTCCTGGGATGGAACCATCCTGGTTTCGCCAGGAGCTCAGGGAAGCCGTACCCCCAGAATGACATCAACGCCATGGACGTGGTCATCCGGTACGCCACGCACCGTCTGAAATTTAGCCTGGAGGACATTGCCATCTACGGTTACTCCTTGGGGAGCTACACCGCAACGTGGGCTGCCATGGCTTACCCCGAGTTGGGAGCCCTGGTTCTCGATGCCTCCTTTGATAGCTTGCTCCCTTTGGTCGCCAAGCTGGTAACTAAACAGGTGAGGAAGCTTGTCCTTAAGACGATCAAAGAGAATTTTAACCTCAACGTGGCGGATATGTTGTGCCACTATCAAGGGCCGGTGCTCCTCATCAGAAGGACCTTTGATGAAATCACCACCACCCAAGTCCACCTGGAGGACCACCTTCCCGTGATCCAGACCAATAGAGCCAACGAGCTGCTCTTGCAGATCTTAAGGTGCCGTTATCCTAACATCATCTCTGGGGCGGAAGACGTGGTCCACCAGTTGCTCACTGCCGACTGCTCTCGTGTGGAACACTtcatctaccaccatttctaccggGTGGATGACAAATGGTGTCTCGATCAACTGAAGACCTACAAGTCCGTCGTCGGAAGCAAGGTTGAATTCCCGTGGAAAGTCGGGAATGACTTACCGTCTGCAAGGAAGAAGCACATGGCTTTGTTCCTGGCCAAGAAACATCTGAAGAACGTGGAGATCACACACGGGAGAACGTTACCCCCGGAAGAGTTTGAGCTGCCCTGGAAGCTCTAG